A single genomic interval of Pochonia chlamydosporia 170 chromosome 7, whole genome shotgun sequence harbors:
- a CDS encoding DnaJ domain-containing protein (similar to Coccidioides immitis RS XP_001247100.1) — translation MLLHSFAVLFFLCLVQLALCAEDYYKILGVDKQATEKQLKSAYRQLSKKFHPDKNPGDETAHEKFVQVSEAYDVLSDSETRQIYDRYGHDGVKQHKNGGGGGGHDPFDLFSRFFGGHGHFGRSSREPRGHNVEVKVGISLRDFYNGATSEFQWNRQHICEACEGSGSADGQVETCSTCGGHGVRIVKQQLAPGMFQQMQMRCDACGGRGKSIKHKCPVCNGQRVERKPTTVSLKVERGAARDSKIVYENEADESPDWVAGDLIVTLTEKEPAPEDNPDHVDGVYFRRKGDDLYWTEILSLREAWMGDWTRNLTHLDSHVVRLGRKRGQVVQSGQVETIAGEGMPKWHEEGESVYHKHEFGNLYITYEVVLPDQMDKKMEKEFWDLWEKWRGKKGVDLHKDSGRPESAPVRDEL, via the exons ATGTTACTTCACAGTTTCGccgtcctcttcttcctgtGTCTTGTTCAGCTTGCGCTGTGCGCCGAAGACTATTACAAG ATTCTTGGCGTCGATAAGCAAGCTACGGAAAAGCAACTCAAGTCTGCGTATCGCCAGCTCTCCAAAAAGTTTCATCCTGACAAGAACCC GGGGGATGAGACGGCCCATGAAAAATTTGTTCAAGTATCCGAGGCGTACGATGTTCTAAGTGACAGCGAGACTCGCCAAATCTACGATCGGTACGGCCACGATGGCGTGAAACAGCACAAGAacggcggaggaggtggtggtcaCGACCCCTTTGACCTATTCAGCCGCTTCTTTGGCGGTCATGGTCACTTCGGACGATCCTCCCGGGAGCCTCGCGGCCACAATGTCgaggtcaaagttggcatTTCTCTCCGGGACTTCTACAACGGCGCCACGAGCGAGTTTCAATGGAACCGACAACATATCTGCGAGGCCTGCGAAGGTTCTGGAAGCGCCGACGGTCAGGTCGAGACTTGCTCAACCTGTGGCGGGCATGGTGTCCGCATCGTCAAACAACAGCTCGCACCCGGAATGTTTCAACAGATGCAGATGCGATGTGATGCCTGTGGTGGCCGCGGCAAGAGCATCAAACACAAGTGTCCCGTTTGTAACGGGCAGAGAGTCGAGCGAAAACCAACAACAGTCAGCCTTAAGGTCGAACGAGGAGCGGCTCGCGATTCCAAGATTGTGTACGAAAATGAAGCTGACGAGAGCCCCGACTGGGTTGCTGGCGACCTCATTGTCACTCTAACCGAAAAGGAACCAGCACCGGAGGACAACCCAGACCACGTGGATGGGGTCTATTTCCGACGCAAAGGAGACGACTTGTATTGGACAGAAATTCTGTCACTCCGCGAGGCGTGGATGGGTGACTGGACCCGTAACCTTACTCATCTCGACTCGCATGTTGTGCGTCTCGGCCGGAAACGTGGCCAAGTTGTGCAGAGCGGCCAAGTTGAGACTATTGCCGGTGAAGGCATGCCCAAATGGCATGAAGAGGGCGAGAGCGTATATCACAAACACGAATTCGGCAATCTCTACATTACATACGAGGTTGTCCTCCCCGACCAAATGGACAAAAAGATGGAAAAGGAATTCTGGGACCTATGGGAAAAGTGGAGGGGAAAGAAGGGCGTCGATTTGCACAAGGACAGTGGGCGACCGGAATCAGCACCAGTTCGAGATGAATTATGA
- a CDS encoding ATP-dependent RNA helicase DHX8 (similar to Aspergillus terreus NIH2624 XP_001209582.1): MSSKKYAFLPMEDDEVGPQKVSKERKHRHRRDRDRHEKSSSRTSKSRRERSRSRSPRPSSHPSSRSKNYRRRDGESNFDDRWADEEPPSDDPDARIEDDAPEFEESASKRIKVSHDDRNQDEDDLSDGAKEELARQRDIEEREAFAKRLKEKDDGRSKKNHRDGESSSRRKLAEDAAARDAALPDLRERSRQEYLKKRETERLALLRKQVAEETAELRSGVRLSEKEKSEFAKNREILRLAEERLKIDDHRDGYYMPEDYITEKGKLDRKKKEEALYKRYVERDEYGQEKFVTEHEEWEQEQAAKAKAQIQRAEIENEDYDYVMDDQQYIQWSLDSRMAGEGKTKEQMFLDAQIDAAEKKALSIQETRKSLPIYQYRDEFLAALEQYQILVIVGETGSGKTTQLPQYLHEAGYTKNGMKVGCTQPRRVAAMSVAARVAEEVGVKVGNEVGYSIRFEDCTTDKTILKYMTDGMLLREFMTEPDLAGYSALMIDEAHERTVHTDILLALVKDLARERKDLKLLISSATMNAEKFANYFDDAPIFNIPGRRYPVDIYYTPAPEANYLAAAITTVFQIHTTQPKGDILIFLTGQDEIEAAEMEITETAKKLGSRVKELVICPIYANLPSELQAKIFEPTPEGARKVVLATNIAETSLTIDGIVYVIDPGYVKENIYNPATGMSNLVAVPCSRASANQRSGRAGRVGPGKCFRLYTKFAYMNEMDESTTPEIQRTNLNGVVLQLKSLGINELLDFEFMDPPPTEALIGALNQLFALQALNHKGEMTKMGRQMAEFPTDPMLAKAVLAADKEGCVEEVLSIVSMLGEASALFFRPKDKKIHADSARNRFTVKDGGDHITLLNIWNQWVDSDFSPVWSRENFLQQRSLTRARDVRDQLAKLCERVEVSPSTCGANNLRPIKRAITAGFFPNAARLQKSGDSYRTVKNNTTVWIHPSSVLMSVDPPEKMIIYFELVQTTKEYMRGVIPIEPKWLAELAPHFHKKKDVEAMEEKKMPKQR, translated from the coding sequence ATGAGTTCCAAAAAGTATGCCTTCCTTCCTATGGAGGACGACGAGGTAGGCCCTCAGAAAGTATCCAAGGAAAGGAAACACCGGCATCGTCGTGATCGCGACAGGCATGAAAAGTCGTCCTCTAGGACATCCAAGTCTCGTCGGGAAAGGAGCCGGTCGCGTTCACCTCGACCGTCTTCCCATCCGTCCAGTCGCTCGAAAAACTATCGCAGACGTGATGGCGAGTCGAATTTTGATGATCGCTGGGCTGATGAAGAGCCACCATCCGATGACCCTGATGCTCgaattgaagatgatgcgcCAGAATTCGAAGAATCGGCCAGCAAGCGCATCAAGGTGAGCCACGACGATCGAAATCAGGACGAAGACGACCTCTCTGATGGAGCAAAGGAGGAGCTGGCAAGACAACGGGATATTGAGGAGCGGGAGGCCTTCGCAAAACGGTTAAAAGAGAAGGATGACGGAAGATCAAAGAAGAACCATCGGGACGGAGAGTCTTCCTCTAGACGGAAACTGGCAGAGGATGCCGCTGCGAGAGACGCCGCTCTACCGGATCTCAGAGAACGATCTCGTCAGGAGTATCTCAAGAAGCGCGAAACCGAGCGACTTGCGCTGCTGCGAAAACAGGTCGCGGAGGAGACCGCAGAACTACGCAGTGGTGTCCGACTGtctgaaaaagaaaaatCCGAATTTGCCAAGAACCGGGAGATTCTCCGCCTCGCCGAGGAGAGGCTAAAGATTGACGATCATCGCGACGGCTATTACATGCCTGAAGACTACATAACGGAGAAAGGCAAGCTggacaggaagaagaaagaggaggcTTTATATAAAAGATATGTCGAGCGGGACGAATATGGCCAGGAAAAGTTCGTCACTGAGCACGAAGAATGGGAGCAGGAACAggcagccaaggcgaaggCTCAGATTCAGCGAGCCGAGATTGAAAATGAGGACTATGACTATGTCATGGACGATCAACAATACATCCAATGGAGTCTGGATTCAAGAATGGCAGGCGAGGGAAAGACAAAGGAACAGATGTTTCTCGATGCTCAGATTGATGctgcggagaagaaggccctTTCAATCCAGGAGACAAGAAAGAGCTTGCCCATTTACCAATACCGAGACGAATTTTTGGCTGCACTGGAACAATACCAAATATTGGTCATTGTCGGAGAAACTGGTAGTGGCAAAACAACGCAGTTACCGCAGTACTTGCATGAGGCAGGATATACAAAGAATGGCATGAAGGTCGGCTGCACACAACCCCGTCGAGTCGCCGCCATGAGCGTTGCTGCTCGTGTGGCAGAAGAGGTGGGCGTCAAGGTCGGAAACGAGGTTGGCTACTCTATCCGGTTCGAGGATTGCACCACCGACAAAACCATTTTGAAGTACATGACCGATGGTATGCTGCTCAGAGAGTTTATGACGGAGCCTGATTTGGCTGGTTACTCGGCTCTGATGATTGATGAGGCGCACGAACGGACTGTGCACACTGATATTCTACTTGCTCTTGTCAAGGATTTGGCACGAGAAAGGAAGGACCTCAAGCTTCTCATCTCGTCGGCTACCATGAACGCTGAAAAGTTTGCCAACTACTTCGATGACGCGCCAATTTTTAACATTCCCGGACGAAGATACCCTGTTGATATATATTACACACCCGCGCCTGAAGCCAATTACTTGGCTGCGGCGATTACAACAGTATTCCAGATTCATACGACACAACCAAAGGGCGATATTCTCATTTTTCTTACTGGACAGGATGAAATTGAAGCTGCAGAGATGGAAATTACAGAAACTGCAAAAAAGCTGGGCAGCAGAGTAAAGGAACTGGTCATTTGCCCTATTTACGCCAACTTGCCGTCAGAATTGCAAGCCAAAATTTTCGAGCCAACGCCAGAGGGGGCGCGAAAAGTTGTTCTAGCCACCAATATTGCTGAGACAAGTTTAACGATTGATGGCATTGTCTATGTGATTGATCCTGGATACGTCAAAGAGAATATTTACAACCCGGCTACTGGCATGTCGAATTTGGTCGCCGTTCCATGCTCTCGTGCATCTGCCAACCAGCGAAGCGGCCGTGCTGGGCGTGTCGGACCAGGAAAGTGTTTCCGCTTGTATACCAAGTTTGCGTACATGAACGAAATGGACGAATCTACCACCCCTGAAATTCAGAGAACGAATCTCAACGGCGTCGTTCTGCAGTTAAAATCGCTGGGTATCAACGAGCTGCTTGACTTTGAGTTCATGGATCCGCCTCCGACAGAAGCACTCATTGGCGCCTTGAACCAGTTGTTTGCTCTACAGGCTCTTAACCATAAAGGCGAGATGACAAAAATGGGTCGCCAGATGGCCGAGTTCCCTACTGATCCTATGCTGGCCAAAGCTGTTCTGGCCGCGGACAAGGAAGGCTGCGTTGAAGAAGTACTGTCCATTGTGTCCATGCTCGGGGAAGCATCGGCCCTGTTTTTCCGgcccaaggacaagaagatccACGCGGATAGTGCCAGAAACAGATTCACCGTCAAGGATGGCGGCGATCACATCACGTTGCTAAACATATGGAATCAATGGGTTGACAGCGACTTTTCGCCTGTTTGGTCGCGTGAGAACTTCCTCCAGCAGCGATCGCTTACTCGTGCGAGAGACGTGAGAGaccagctggccaagcttTGCGAGCGAGTCGAAGTATCGCCATCTACCTGCGGCGCCAACAATTTGCGGCCCATCAAGCGTGCCATCACGGCTGGCTTCTTTCCCAACGCAGCACGACTGCAAAAGAGCGGCGACAGCTATCGTACCGTCAAGAACAACACGACCGTGTGGATTCACCCCAGCAGCGTCCTCATGTCCGTCGACCCCCCAGAGAAGATGATTATCTACTTCGAATTAGTGCAAACAACGAAAGAATACATGCGAGGTGTTATTCCAATTGAACCGAAATGGTTGGCAGAATTGGCACCGCACTTCCACAAAAAGAAGGATGTGGAGGCAatggaggaaaagaagatgcCCAAACAGAGGTAG
- a CDS encoding oxidoreductase domain-containing protein (similar to Cordyceps militaris CM01 XP_006667727.1), whose protein sequence is MSNRKLARIGHSGKENQITNTHYTSKDVSIPDDFLTGPADKPVTLTPVPFATSQVPEYDGLIAVVLDNVISPEECQQLLKLAEASAETQGEDASPWRPALVNVGVGREIAITDYRNSDRIIWDKQTIVDRLWNRCIQADGLKELLSKTPDDDIGLPGRWVFERLNDRMRFLKYTEGQFFNSHFDGPYHYTADGTEIRTHYTVHLYLNDSEETSPSGEGFRGGATPFLSRDEKRRIDVNPRAGSVLIFQHRGLRHQGSKVLSGVKYTMRTDILYRWVSDEKTGP, encoded by the exons ATGAGCAACCGAAAACTAGCTCGAATCGGTCACTCAGGCAAGGAGAATCAAATCACAAACACGCACTACACCTCAAAAGACGTCTCTATCCCCGACGACTTCCTCACCGGCCCGGCAGACAAACCTGTCACTCTGACGCCCGTGCCGTTCGCCACATCCCAAGTCCCAGAGTACGATGGCCTAATCGCCGTCGTCCTGGATAACGTTATATCACCAGAGGAGTGCCAGCAACTCTTGAAGCTAGCGGAAGCCAGTGCAGAAACACAGGGCGAAGACGCATCTCCATGGCGGCCAGCGCTAGTGAATGTCGGGGTTGGGAGGGAGATTGCCATTACGGACTACAGAAACAGCGACCGCATCATCTGGGACAAGCAGACTATTGTGGACAGACTGTGGAATCGGTGTATACAGGCCGACGGGCTGAAGGAACTGCTGTCAAAGACGCCTGATGATGATATTGGACTTCCTGGTCGATGGGTATTTGAGCGGCTCAACGACCGTATGAGATTCCTCAAATATACAGAGGGGCAGTTCTTCAATT CACACTTCGATGGGCCGTACCACTACACTGCGGACGGGACAGAAATTCGAACCCACTACACCGTTCACTTGTATCTCAACGATTCTGAGGAGACATCTCCATCTGGGGAAGGATTTCGAGGCGGCGCAACGCCCTTCCTCTCCAGAGATGAAAAGAGACGCATCGACGTTAATCCCAGGGCGGGAAGTGTCCTGATTTTCCAACACAGAGGTCTGCGTCACCAAGGGTCAAAGGTTCTCAGTGGTGTCAAGTACACGATGCGGACGGACATTTTGTATCGATGGGTGAGCGATGAAAAAACAGGACCATAG